ACGAAATCACAGCCACCATCACTCCAGAAACCACTATACCCTGCATCAATAATTCACACATGAAAAACCTAAGTATATGGCCTCAATTAGTCAATTATAGTAGTATATTCAGTGACAGAACATGATAGTCAATGACGAAGACATGGAGTTAGTATATATGAGTCCAAAtagaaataaacataaaaaaaataatgaataggAAGGATAGAATACATACCGCATAAGCTACAGTGAAGAGTCTGATATTCCAACCCAATCTCCACTCATTCAAATCCCTTTCAACACAAAATGCATAAGAAACGGATAACAGTGCCCCCATTAGGGACATTAAGGCTGTGCTTGAATACGGACAAGGGTATCTTTCACTCATTTTTGCCTGCGCTATAAGATTACTCATCAAAACCAAAACCATGTTCATATAAACAATTCTTCAAACACCTAAACGTCATTGGCTAGAACGCTAATGAAACCGACCTGAATGATAAGCCATAGTGCATAAGAGACGTTGCTTGCGACAGACGCGAGTGCACCGAATATGGTCATAACGCCAGAAGTAGCGTGTGGATGTACGACATTGCCGTTTGGATGGTTGAAAAGATTTATGTGGAACGACAGCATCTGAACTTCTGGGCCTTTCACGAAAGTTAGAATCATTGCTCCACTAATTCCTGTTATCGTTCCAATTATCTTCGCTTTCCCTGCTCCTGTTCTTAAATTCAATCTCTCCAATCTCAACACATTCaaccaaaaacacaaacatATTATATTGGACTTTCATTTTAATCAAAAGTTAAAACGACTACAATCTGAAAATATTCATGGGTGCTTTTACATGCAAAGCTTCTTACCCGAAAGAAAGGGATATGATGAAGGTGAGGGCTGGGATGAGATTGGATATGGCAGTAGTGAACGTTACTGAAGTTAGAGCGATTGCTTCCATGTTTAGGTTTTGAGGCAATGCTCCACTGCGTATAAATCATCACAAGTATTCTACATATTCATCAATTGCTACACAAATATAATACACACAGAATAACACACCACTGACTAAGAACACAATGAAAATGTAATATTCATATTTTGAACATCcacctataaataaataaaaaaatcagttaacaattaatatattaatatgttaGTCATGTTTTTCAactgaatatatattttaatataacaaacGAATGAGAAAAGGTGGATTGATATTATTCTCCTCGATTATTAGTTCTTATTCTCAAGTTTGTAGGAATTCCAATGTTAGTTAAAGATTCAtgttagtgaaaaaaattaagacgagccgcatataaaaaaaaagttacaaactCATTATCCTAATATTAAATTAGAATTggtgttttaatttgtttttatatgaaattatcCATACTTTATCGGTATTAAATTTCTTCAATAGTTgaaaatacttttcaaaaataatttataatgtcTGGAAGAAATAACATTTGAGAAGAAAATGGTCAgataacttttgtttttagaGGAAAAGATAGACTTAAgtaattaaaaaggaaaataatattttgatactCACTTTGTGTGAAGTACGTGCTTGacaactatttttaataatataatattataaatttgaaataaaataatattatatataatttttaaagagTCATATAAATTAGGAGATATAGTGATccattattatatttaagaaacatgaatttgatagaaaaaaaaaaaaaaagccatgTAAAACTTTGAAGATGAATGAAGCTAAAATGGGGTTAAATGTTGGGGTGGTACAGTACATATATTCCATACTAATTTCAGAACTTATTCCTTTGTTTTGGCCTCTTATAGCCTTCAGTTTAAAGCTGCAAAAATACCATGTCTCCTCGTTCAAAAGAAATCTATCCATTTAAAGAAACTCTAGAAATCTCTCGCACTTAAATCTCGCAACAATAATAATTGATGGTCCCAGCTGAActttaaaagtataattgaAGAGGATAATTTGATAAATACCAATAATCACCACCTTCATAAGggttaaagaattaaaaagttattaatatgttgcttaacttcttaattaatcaaaacaaacaCTCTAATAATTAGGCTTAGATTAATATAAGAAATTACTCGCACAGATAGAGAAACTTGAATGTTATTTATTacttatagtaattaattaaaactatgGGGCATGTAATGATTGGaattatataatgatttttgagaaaaatggGTGTTAGTGTGCATGGTTGAATCTTAACGTGTATAGCAACTCCTTTTCAAAAGttgatgaaaaaacaaaagaaaaaccaaTGAAATGAAGTAGCAGAAAGAGTTAAGAGAAGGTTACGATTCTACGTGGAAGAGCATATATGGAATATGAATAAAGAACACATTAGCTACCCAATTAAGCCGCATACGAATGCCTGAAAAAGTATCGTCCAAGTCATCTTCTTCCTCGTCTTCCTGCAACAAACAccatattcattttttattcatcGTCATCTTCTTAATTTCTTCATGTGGGTACCATATACACTATTGCTATTGCTTCTTAATTTATCCCAAATAGTAACCAAACAAAATGAAAAGACCCACCCACAAATCATTTTCTTGGCTTCTTAAGTGGTTtggttggaaaaaaaaaaccattctTGAATTTCGATTTGACTGCGAAACAAAGAATATTCTTTTCCATTTTGATCATTTCCAACATCGTAGCTAACAAAAATCTGCAGACAGAATCAGAAAATGAAAGAATGaggaaagaggaagaagaaccTTTCAATAAGAAAAGCCAGTGGAGAAATGAAAGCAGTGGCAAAAACATAGCGGTAAGCAACGATGATACTCAAGTTCATGCCATCGTTAAGTGCGAGTTTGTAGAGAACATTGACCCAAGCATTTGCAACCTGCACCAACACCATTAGCAGAACTGGTTTCAATGCATGCACCACGTTCCACTTCTCCATCGCAGTGTCTTGATAAGTaccaagaaaacaagaaaagtgaaagaaagaaagaaagaaaaagagagagacgcaatatataatttatgttgTGATGCACTTGGGCTTGCACagaaaagagaagagagaagtgTTATTTATGGACAGAGGCAGAGTCAGTGCACTGTAGATTCCACAAAAATAAGTGGTGCTCAATTATTTTCCACACTCCTTTTTCTGGTTTTTATAACaccaaaaaacaataatatcatttttttctatgacaTAAAATCCAATTcgtaataaaaatactatttaacttaataaagaacattatttggatttataaatataagaatataaattgttgtaataattatttataattaataatcttattgccctaatttttaatttgtactAATTTTTGGACAATTTTATCGTGAGTTTTTTCTACTGATTGAGGTCattaaaagttgtttttctaGATACGGTTGTTTTTATTGTGAATTCATTTTTAGAGTTTGCTGTCACTTCTCGTGTAATTAAAGATAAGATTTGAAGATGTCAACGTTGTGTTTTAATAGCTTtgctacaaaaaaaaaattgttagtcatcATTTTGTAACAGTTAAATAACTtgttataaatgtttttatctttgttaatttttttaatcatcttaattttttatattattttaaatttaattaatactttgaaaaagaaataaatgttttttctttgacTGAAGATCACACTGGATTGTAAAGAGAGTGGTCATtattaagaataaatattaGTCTGATTAAATTACATGAAATTAATGTGTTCTTTCAAATAAAACCTTTAAATTAGCTAAAGAAATTTATATGCCGTGTAATTAAAGATGATTCTTCGAGTCCGCCAAAGTTGTGTTTTAATGGCTTCGTAAACACGAACagctgaaaaataattttaggctAATATTTGGATACGACATGCCAAAATTggggatttttttattttaaataaaaaaaaatagacaaacaTCTAGAGActtcacaattaattaattaattatatatatatatatatatatatatatatataaaattaataagaagTGTTTAAGTTAATGTAACTACCTCGGGCCTGGTccattccttttctttcttttttttcctttcctctttatctttttttctttcttttacgtaTTCACTTTGTAATCTATccctttgattttttttttattaattttatatttaaatttgagtttGATAGGATCAAATTGAATGGCATTAGTAGtactaatgaaattaaattttatgtgtaTCATTTGGTGTAATATATTTACTGGACATAATTCTATTGAGCAGATCTTATCTAGATAGATTCatgattaattttagatttgATCTGCCCATAATATTTTGATGTGTTTAGCGCATTTGATAAATTCATTCACTAAGCAAATCTTAATCCGAAAgcaattaagaaatatttttattaaattttctaagcaaattttactatgctagctctttttttattgtttttgtttatgttttggaCATAAATATTGTGATTTTAATTATAGGATAATTATGGTTGAATTAATGTATGATATGTTGcaatagataataatattaaacattataaCTTATAATGAAATTTGTGTTGTCAGATATAGTTAAAAATGAATATGGTATTAATTTCTAGTAAGacatgtttaatatattttatctttattagttatttaattttgtacctATATGCCATCAATAAAACTTTAGTGTATGCATGATAGTATAAAGTCTGaggttttaattatttgattttgggtaattttatttttatttttttcaaattagatGACATTATGATATGATGTTGGGTAGACTATTATTCCctatattattaatatcaaaaattaaaaataacatttatccAAATCAAAGGAttagaattttttaattaaataaaaaatataatttctcaaTTGAAAGAAATAGAAGTATATTTAAGCcgtataaaaataactaaacaaCACATTATTGTATTAATTCTTTTTCAATGTCATTCCTAATTGCATTTATAAAAAACGAATACAAATCTATTAAGTTTGATTAAtcatttaaagtatatttttgtaaaaaccATAAAACGAgtgaataatattaattaaaaaaaatggcgaaaccaataatattaattctatcttgttggaagtcccacgtcgactagagataaggtcaattcataatatataaatgagatgcaaacctcaccttacaagctagttttgtggggttgaattaggcttaaaattcacttctaaaatcttaataaacttTTTAGGACAAATTATTTCACGAATGAGATGAATATATCTTGGcgtaaatttgttttaaaattttttcttataaaaaaatgaaaaattcacttaaaaatatatgttatagatattatattttttttttaaaaatagattaaacaGTATTTTTAGCAAAGAAAGATAAAGTTGGgaaaaatagatatttttgtGGGAGTATGATAACAGAATAAatcatttgaaaaagaaaatgagactAATAAGTGGACAAGGAGCTTCTCCGGTGAAAGTCTAGTGTGTGCAGTGGAAGTCAACATCAGCTGCATGAATCTCAAATATGAATTATCAAATCAGAATATTTTCATACGCTCTTTTGTTATTTGAACCTGTAATTTGGTATGGAACTGTATTAGTTCGGTTCAAGCTATTTGAATGaatggtttttattttaatgttaataaaaccatttttttttcttaaaaaaacctAAACCATAAACTTTATTCTCTCCTCTGATGCGAATTGTTGAATTGAATATTATCTAAATTACTATTTCATACATACACATATTTGAACTTCAAGTGCGTGCcacgtaaaatattttattttaatattttgagtgGGTTTGTGTGGCTGGGAAACTGTGTAACTTGTTTTCAGTGATTCGCCAGATCCATtccatttttatcattttttaaggCAAAAGTTCTTTGGTAAAAAGATGACGAGCGTGCGTAATTCAAGAACCAGAATACAATCTTACAAAGCCAATAGATTTTGGTGTTGGTTAGATAAAACATCCTGTGtttttacaactttttatatatatattattaacgacaaataaaaaattatcaaataattatatatattattaatatatcatttctTGATTAATAGGGTGAATGTGCTCGGAAAAggtggataatgatattttaactactaaattttaatcaCTTTATCTCATAACATGAAGTGTGATCTtctaagtaattttaaaatattaaaaataaaaaataaaaataaaaattacttagaTGATGACActtaagattataaaaaaaattattaaaatttagtagtcaaaaaatcattttccttttaaaatacttttaagcGTGTTTCTTGGACAATTGTTTGAGATTGTAACTTTGAAGTTGATGTAGGTTGGGATCTAAAAGGAGAAGCAAATGTCATTTTTGATGTTTCATGCTACTTGGTTAAACCACAAATAGTGCACACCCAAGCCAAAGAACACATGTAAAGTAGCAGAAAAAGGATGAGAGTTAGGTTAGTGGGGGTCGCAGGATTCCATTATTTTGTTTCTGAATAAACTAAAgagagacaaaacttttaaaactttttttatatcttcAATCTTGTACAACTTTCATtgctgaaaaagaaaatctttaatCTTTCGTACCCTCTCAGTAGAGTTGAATTGAAGTATTTAACGTGAGGATAGTGTAAAGGGTTTTTAGAAATGCATTAACTATGGGGCAAGTTTCCTTTGATATATATAGCAAAGTTATTAGTGCATGGTCCTTGACGTGCACTTTCTTCTTTGGGTGAGAATGCACTAGCCCTCGTGAAAATGGACTGAATTTTCCACCAACTTCACCCACAAAAGCAAAACTTAGCCTCTTCCATTAGAAgcaatcacttttttttttgctcAAAGTGTTTAGTGATCACTTGCCACCTACAACCTACTCCAATCATCCATGCATGCTTTCATGCTGAGTTTTATCTTTGAAGAGTTTGAAAAGATTGGTAAAACCcaacaaaaatagaaagaaaaaagagaggcAGAAAGTAGATTGGATACCCTTCAAAACGTGCCAAATACCTTCTTCCACCATCGCATCTTTTGGCAATGAATAACATTCCCACTATATACTCATTAATTAATCTCCTACACATTCctacacaatatttttttcaagaaattcTCTATTTATTGAGTTCACTTCTCTAAGTGTGTTTGAAcactaattaattattgaaaaattatattttgactccatttttttttttactttcattctTTACTCTTTGATGTAATTTAGTGTGAGTCCTTAAATGGTTCAAAAAAAAGATAGTAATACATTAATCAATTATCCACACTAAGTCAcgtcaaaaagtaaaaaatgaaagtCAATAAATAAGAGTCATAGTAtcattatctttaattattaatcaattGTAATTAACTCGATTTATAATTAACACTTCATTAACTATATCCAATTTCCTGATTATACTTGTAAAGTCCATACACTTTTTTGGTAATTataagttaataatatatattttaatactaaaacattttttttataattatacgaTTCCCAATAAAATAAGGTTCTTCCCTCTCTTCCTGAGAGGAAAAAACACTCACCTCTCCGAACTCCTCAACATCGACTATtactatgttttatttattttttttgttaaatatgatttttatccctataacttttaattaatattaaaattagtttatctttttgaaacttaaatttaaaattaatgataaaatacaaatgaaaaatattaaaaaatatttttaattgttttctttttttcagataatatattcattttataaaatattaatgaaaaataggtATTATgtgcttttatattttttaagaaaatataaaaataataatagttaaaaatgatttatgatGTACAATTACATGTAAAAGTagcttacattttttttataattttaaaatataattaagataaagaatatttatataGGACGTTGGTGTTGCTGTCTTTGAAGTGTGAAGAGGAAAAGGGGTGCAGACAACATAGCGGTCCAGGCCCAAATGGAAACTCTCTTTCAAATACACGCTGATTTCGCTTCATTCAACCCTACGCGTGTTAGGGTTATGAGAACCATGTTCCATCCATTGCGgtaaaaattcaagaaaaaaattcaacttaATACAAGTTAAAAGTCATACATTAAATAGAAATGGAAgttgaataatatataagaaaaaaaaacataaacactAAACTTATGTCTTGTATGATAAAAACCcaacaaaaattaagataagGAAAAATGTATTGAGATAAATGGGTGGGACAAACATATTTTGTCACGATAAAACTTGACTTACCCATTAAAAATCCAAGAATatgaattgaatatttttaaattaaaaatatgttaagtacaattattttatttataatatactaTTTGAAAACTATGGAACATACACACATTCATTAATTGGTAGCTGTTAAAGTAACCAAGACTAAAAATATAGGGTGAATCTTAGTGGTGGCTGCGTTTGTGGTGAATGGAGAGTAGTCAAGAACATTCATTATTCATCACCAATTACTCACACAACAGAGGAAGTAGTTGTTTCAATTTTGAACTCTCACTTCTCATTACAACATCAAAATACGCTTTCTCCTCATCAAAATAACTCCATGAACACAACAAATATAGTATTGTGAAAAGATGTGTAAAAAGGTACTTTAGAACAGTGGTTAAATTAACGAATCTGGGTGCTCCATAGAACAGTGATTAAGTACCAATACTTTCTATATaaatactataaaataaaacatttctatGTGCCTGCACtacttgtaatattttttttctcccttgCCACTTCAAGCAAATTTGTAGGTCGTTGAATACGAAGATGGAGTTGTCTTTTAACACTAAATAGATTCTCAGTAGTGGAGCCCCAGGAATTTGTTTCAACCTTTAATTCTTTTTTGAGTTTGAcaagtttctttttttatatttttttctccttttattaACTCAATTACAAATTTGATTttgtaaagataaattaaacccaaacttattttttaatataatatcagtGTGATATGTTGATActatatattattaagttattGAATCACAtgtatgaaaaaacacatatcTCTACatcaagaataattaaaaaataagtttaattcatttttttaatgtaaattagACTTATCATTCCTTAACTCTGTGTTGTTTTTCctaatactaaaattaaaaaagaaccATGATATCTTTTCGATCTATAATGTTGTGCAATCATCAATGAAAAGAGCTTGTTGTTGgatttaatgataaataatcTAAGTTATCAACAAAACAATGGGAATGCACTATAATTTGGTGGTAGTTGTATTACACCAAAAGGAAAAGTAGTTCTATATACACAGATGTGACACTAagttatgttatttattttctttgtactAAATTCTTTTCTATAActctttcaaattaaattttaataagaaattatttggCAAATTTGACTTCCAGTCGGCAATATTTATTAATCGTTTGATAACTTATTTGAGTTTAACAATGGTTGTGATAATTGGTATatattaaagatatatttaacaagtttatcttttatttttatttttttaactttgtagacatttttttaatctttttaacttgTGAACAAGAATGTTAAGTATTCTTTTTATACATAAGTACGACCATGCTGACACATGTAGTAACCAATACGGCAATTGCTTTTAAGACAAATATAAGtacttttagatattttaacaatttttaattaattaaaaattcactTTTATAATTCACATAGTAAATATTTACATCAAATGCAATTTCATTTCTAAGATGAAACTCTATATCAAAGTTTTTATAATGAAACTCTAATTTTGATTGAAAAGTAACATTGAAATCCCTCAAAcaaatagttttgtttttagaaaataacaccaaaaacatttaaatatatgcATGTAATTTTTGCTcttgattatatatatagtcGCGTTGCGATTTTACTCTTGTTCAAACATATTACTACGAATCCAAAAAGTAGAAATCAAGAAGTTAATCTGAATTGGACTAAATGTTTAAAAAACTGTTTAGAATGGTTGtaaggaaaaaattattttgaccatctactttttgttttatttaacaactctaaataataattataaagtattaaattaaatcatttaaataaaatataaattaaattattgaataaaagattaataaataGGGTTATGGAATGGTATAGTATAAGTTTCAGAGAGTGTTAACTTGTCACATTCTAACTTTAAGAACTAAGCActtgaaagaaaaggaaaattatatatcatttgacactcacctttatctttttatctcctGTGAATAATTTCCAAGtcctattaatatatattaccaGAAAAAGGTACTCTGAATAATATATGGCAAGTGTGGAATGTCCCTGCTCCTAGTCTCGTAGCACCATGTCTCAACATAATCCTGTGAACTGTGCTATCTGACGTACATGCAAACACCATTAACACATGCCtgcaaaattaaacattaatttttgaCTTAACCTTTAACGCCATGAAACCACGATGAAATGCACTTGATGTAGCAAATTGACTAACTCGCGGTGCTTCCTTGAATTTGCAGATCTCAGTGTTTTCCACCcaccatttttttatatataaacaacCCATGCTTCAGCCATAAATAACTCCATACCGCTTTCTACGTTCTTCAATCGCAAACCCTTTTGCACAAGTTACTTGTGATCACATAGACACACACATCTACTTCAAGTGTTAGTGTAACAGTTGGTGACTGTGAGTGATTGCACTGTGTGAGCAATGAGAGATATAGGGGAAGTCGTGCATGGCTTGAAACCAGCCCTGCTGATGTTGATGGTGCAGATTGCATTTGCTTCCGTGAACGTGCTCTACAAACTT
This portion of the Vigna unguiculata cultivar IT97K-499-35 chromosome 6, ASM411807v1, whole genome shotgun sequence genome encodes:
- the LOC114186556 gene encoding WAT1-related protein At1g68170-like isoform X1; the encoded protein is MEKWNVVHALKPVLLMVLVQVANAWVNVLYKLALNDGMNLSIIVAYRYVFATAFISPLAFLIERKTRKKMTWTILFQAFVCGLIGGALPQNLNMEAIALTSVTFTTAISNLIPALTFIISLSFGLERLNLRTGAGKAKIIGTITGISGAMILTFVKGPEVQMLSFHINLFNHPNGNVVHPHATSGVMTIFGALASVASNVSYALWLIIQAKMSERYPCPYSSTALMSLMGALLSVSYAFCVERDLNEWRLGWNIRLFTVAYAGIVVSGVMVAVISWCVRARGPLFVSIFSPLMLVVVAFAGSTILDEKLYLGSIIGSVMIICGLYVVLWGKSKEMMKKAVSSESTHKLDTVEIMVKPAVEKKSNNSNSQANEVIAVGVNGEK
- the LOC114186556 gene encoding WAT1-related protein At1g68170-like isoform X2 encodes the protein MICGKTRKKMTWTILFQAFVCGLIGGALPQNLNMEAIALTSVTFTTAISNLIPALTFIISLSFGLERLNLRTGAGKAKIIGTITGISGAMILTFVKGPEVQMLSFHINLFNHPNGNVVHPHATSGVMTIFGALASVASNVSYALWLIIQAKMSERYPCPYSSTALMSLMGALLSVSYAFCVERDLNEWRLGWNIRLFTVAYAGIVVSGVMVAVISWCVRARGPLFVSIFSPLMLVVVAFAGSTILDEKLYLGSIIGSVMIICGLYVVLWGKSKEMMKKAVSSESTHKLDTVEIMVKPAVEKKSNNSNSQANEVIAVGVNGEK